The Amphiprion ocellaris isolate individual 3 ecotype Okinawa chromosome 6, ASM2253959v1, whole genome shotgun sequence genome contains a region encoding:
- the ak6 gene encoding adenylate kinase isoenzyme 6, whose product MRKRPNILLTGTPGVGKTTLGKELAQRTGLTYVNIGDLAQEGQLYDGYDEEYQCPILDEDRVVDELDEKMVEGGVIVDYHGCDLFPERWFHIVFVLRTDNTQLYTRLESRGYTGKKLQDNVQCEIFQTIYEEATEAYNEEIVHQLPSNTPDDLERNLEQIVQWTEQWTKDHN is encoded by the exons ATGAGGAAGCGACCAAACATTCTGTTAACAG GAACCCCTGGTGTTGGCAAGACCACTCTAGGAAAGGAGTTGGCTCAGCGGACAGGGCTGACCTATGTTAACATTGGAGATCTGGCCCAGGAAG GTCAGCTTTATGATGGTTATGATGAAGAGTACCAGTGCCCTATTTTGGATGAAGATAGG GTGGTGGATGAGCTGGATGAGAAAATGGTAGAAGGTGGTGTGATTGTTGACTATCATGGCTGTGATCTATTCCCTGAACGCTGGTTCCACATTGTCTTTGTCCTCCGCACTGACAACACCCAACTGTACACTCGGCTAGAGAGCAG GGGTTACACAGGAAAGAAGCTGCAGGACAATGTGCAGTGTGAAATCTTCCAGACAATCTACGAAGAGGCCACAGAGGCCTACAATGAGGAGATTGTCCATCAACTCCCGAGCAACACTCCGGATGACCTGGAGCGCAACCTGGAACAGATCGTGCAGTGGACTGAACAGTGGACGAAGGACCATAACTAA